The Bradyrhizobium ottawaense genome window below encodes:
- the mtaB gene encoding tRNA (N(6)-L-threonylcarbamoyladenosine(37)-C(2))-methylthiotransferase MtaB, which translates to MAVDVVTFGCRLNAFEAEVIRREAEGAGLSDTIVINSCAVTNEAVAQARQSIRKLKRERPEARIVVTGCAAQTQAAMFADMTEVDRVVGNDDKMRRQAWREARDAFDLGAGEKIAVSDIMAVREMAPHLIDGYTSGLPRVFVQVQNGCDHRCTFCIIPYGRGNSRSVPMGAVVEQVRTLAERGHAEIVLTGVDLTSYGTDLPGAPKLGMLTKQILRHVPELRRLRISSIDSIEVDADLLDAIAGDARLMPHLHLSLQSGDDMILKRMKRRHSRQDAIVFCEQVRRLRPDVLFGADIIAGFPTETEEMFSRSLDLVEECGLTFLHVFPYSPRPGTPAARMPQVAGPAIKERAKRLRAAGEMALRKRLQAEIGATRDVLIESEAQGRTEHYLPVAIAGERVGSVVSLRIVGGDGERLTT; encoded by the coding sequence ATGGCCGTCGACGTCGTCACCTTCGGCTGCCGCCTCAATGCTTTCGAGGCCGAAGTGATCCGCCGCGAGGCCGAGGGTGCTGGCCTTTCAGACACCATCGTCATCAACAGTTGCGCCGTCACCAACGAGGCGGTGGCGCAGGCGCGGCAATCGATCCGCAAACTGAAGCGCGAACGGCCCGAGGCGCGCATCGTCGTCACCGGTTGCGCGGCGCAGACGCAAGCTGCGATGTTCGCCGACATGACCGAGGTCGATCGCGTCGTCGGCAACGACGACAAGATGCGCCGCCAAGCCTGGCGCGAGGCCCGCGATGCCTTCGATCTCGGCGCCGGCGAGAAGATCGCCGTCAGCGACATCATGGCCGTGAGGGAGATGGCGCCGCATCTCATCGACGGCTATACGAGCGGCCTGCCGCGCGTGTTCGTGCAGGTGCAGAACGGCTGCGACCATCGCTGCACCTTCTGCATCATCCCCTATGGCCGCGGCAATTCGCGCTCGGTACCGATGGGCGCGGTGGTCGAGCAGGTGCGGACGCTGGCCGAGCGCGGCCATGCCGAGATCGTGCTGACCGGTGTCGATCTCACCAGCTACGGCACTGACCTTCCGGGCGCGCCGAAGCTCGGCATGCTGACGAAGCAGATCTTGCGGCATGTGCCGGAACTCAGGCGCCTGCGCATCTCCTCGATCGATTCGATCGAGGTGGATGCTGATCTGCTTGACGCCATCGCCGGCGATGCGCGGCTGATGCCGCATCTGCATCTGTCGCTGCAATCCGGCGACGACATGATCCTGAAGCGGATGAAGCGGCGGCATTCACGGCAGGACGCGATCGTGTTCTGCGAGCAGGTGCGCCGCCTGCGCCCCGATGTCCTGTTCGGTGCCGACATCATCGCGGGTTTCCCGACCGAGACGGAGGAGATGTTTTCGCGCTCGCTCGATCTGGTCGAGGAATGCGGCCTGACATTCCTGCACGTCTTCCCCTATTCACCTCGCCCCGGCACGCCGGCCGCACGGATGCCGCAGGTGGCGGGGCCGGCGATCAAGGAGCGCGCGAAGCGGCTGCGGGCAGCTGGCGAGATGGCGCTACGCAAGCGGCTGCAAGCCGAAATCGGTGCCACGCGCGATGTGCTGATCGAGAGTGAGGCGCAGGGCCGCACGGAGCATTACCTGCCGGTGGCGATCGCTGGCGAGCGGGTGGGAAGCGTGGTGTCGCTGCGGATCGTTGGCGGCGATGGTGAGCGACTGACTACTTAG
- the rpsP gene encoding 30S ribosomal protein S16, giving the protein MSVVIRLARAGTKKRPVYHVVVADSRFPRDGRFIERLGYFNPLLPKDNETRLKLDMDKVKAWLAKGAQPSDRVARFLDAAGVKKREARNNPEKAVPRKERKAQAEAAAKG; this is encoded by the coding sequence ATGTCCGTCGTTATCCGCCTCGCCCGCGCAGGCACCAAGAAGCGTCCCGTCTATCACGTCGTCGTCGCCGACTCGCGCTTCCCCCGCGATGGCCGCTTCATCGAGCGTCTCGGCTATTTCAACCCGCTACTGCCGAAGGACAACGAGACTCGTCTGAAGCTCGACATGGACAAGGTGAAGGCCTGGCTCGCCAAGGGCGCGCAGCCGTCCGACCGCGTGGCGCGTTTCCTCGACGCTGCCGGCGTCAAGAAGCGCGAAGCGCGCAACAACCCCGAGAAGGCCGTGCCGCGCAAGGAGCGCAAGGCGCAGGCCGAAGCCGCCGCGAAGGGCTAA
- a CDS encoding DUF2336 domain-containing protein, with product MSKAELSIIEEVESAIRAGSAEKGLETARRVTDLFLSSAGSFDDEQIALFDEVLERLIGTIELRALADMGARIALAEISAQLAPIAQAPPSVIRRLASNNEIRIAGPVLQESARLDDGELVKIASSKGEPHLLAIAGRWWLKEIVTDALLARRYPSVNRRLAANPGARVSGNGFAVIIGQAEADPELAVSVGVRVDLPSELRRRLLRSASDAVRARLLSRAPPHLFEEIQSAIAAVTVGVDREMSGVRDFEGAKRAIAMLKATGQLSEATLLGFAAQRRYEETAAALAALSGSTVEVIRPLMQSLRDDGLLVPCKAAQLSWETTTAVLESRFATGAMKPADLARAQGHFARMTPENAKRTLRFWQVRAS from the coding sequence ATGTCCAAGGCCGAGCTATCGATCATCGAAGAGGTCGAATCCGCGATTCGCGCAGGCTCGGCGGAAAAGGGCCTGGAAACGGCCCGGCGCGTCACCGACCTGTTCCTCTCCTCTGCCGGCAGTTTCGACGACGAGCAGATCGCGCTGTTCGACGAGGTGCTCGAGCGCCTGATCGGCACCATCGAGCTTCGCGCCCTTGCCGACATGGGCGCACGCATCGCGCTCGCCGAGATCAGCGCGCAGCTGGCGCCGATCGCGCAGGCGCCGCCTTCGGTAATCCGCCGCCTCGCCAGCAATAACGAGATCCGCATCGCCGGTCCCGTGCTGCAGGAATCCGCCCGCCTCGACGACGGCGAGCTGGTGAAGATCGCATCATCCAAGGGCGAGCCGCATCTGCTGGCGATCGCCGGCCGCTGGTGGTTAAAGGAAATCGTCACCGACGCACTTCTGGCGCGCCGCTATCCCAGCGTCAACCGGCGGCTCGCTGCCAATCCCGGCGCGCGCGTCTCCGGAAACGGATTCGCCGTCATAATCGGGCAGGCCGAGGCCGATCCCGAACTTGCCGTCAGTGTCGGCGTCCGCGTCGACCTGCCGTCGGAGCTGCGCCGTCGATTGCTGCGCTCGGCCAGCGATGCCGTGCGCGCCCGCCTGCTGTCGCGCGCGCCGCCGCATCTGTTCGAGGAAATCCAGAGCGCGATCGCCGCCGTCACCGTCGGTGTCGATCGCGAGATGTCGGGCGTCCGCGATTTCGAAGGTGCCAAGCGGGCGATTGCAATGCTCAAGGCGACCGGCCAGCTCAGCGAAGCGACGCTGCTCGGTTTCGCCGCGCAGCGGCGCTATGAAGAGACCGCCGCGGCGCTGGCCGCATTGTCCGGATCAACCGTCGAGGTGATCCGCCCGCTGATGCAGAGCCTGCGCGACGACGGCTTGCTGGTGCCGTGCAAGGCGGCGCAGCTCAGCTGGGAGACCACAACCGCCGTGCTCGAAAGCCGCTTTGCCACAGGCGCCATGAAGCCGGCCGATCTTGCAAGAGCGCAAGGGCACTTTGCGCGGATGACGCCGGAGAATGCAAAGCGGACGCTGCGCTTCTGGCAGGTCAGGGCGTCGTAG
- a CDS encoding GyrI-like domain-containing protein, which yields MIRFRRLALAALIPAAALSLGLPEVLAQTPSPAPAASASPSPAPSASPAPAASASPAPTATASPAPSPAASASPAPTTSPSPAASASPSPTAPPPAAAATPAPVQTADPFGLETTLEAKKVVMVKGTANWDSAFDTLIDAFKALNTLLDKQGIKHAGNAMIVYTSTDDTGFTFLAEIPVEQDPKNLAKDMSIGKSPEGKVLKFVHRGSYDNMDNTYEAITNHLDDKRLEAKDTFIEEYLTDPLKTAEDKLVINVFVPLK from the coding sequence ATGATCAGGTTTCGTCGTCTTGCTCTGGCCGCGCTGATCCCGGCAGCGGCCTTGTCGCTTGGCCTGCCTGAGGTTCTGGCGCAAACTCCGAGCCCGGCACCGGCGGCCTCGGCAAGTCCCTCGCCGGCCCCATCGGCTTCTCCCGCCCCGGCCGCGAGCGCCTCGCCTGCCCCAACGGCGACGGCCTCACCCGCGCCGTCGCCTGCCGCCAGCGCGTCGCCGGCCCCGACAACGTCGCCCTCGCCCGCAGCCAGTGCCTCACCCAGCCCCACGGCCCCGCCGCCGGCGGCGGCCGCAACACCTGCCCCGGTGCAGACCGCCGATCCGTTCGGCCTGGAAACCACGCTCGAGGCGAAGAAGGTCGTGATGGTCAAGGGCACTGCCAATTGGGACTCGGCCTTCGACACGCTGATCGACGCTTTCAAGGCGCTGAATACGCTCCTGGACAAGCAGGGCATCAAGCATGCCGGCAATGCGATGATCGTCTACACCTCGACCGACGATACCGGCTTCACCTTCCTTGCCGAGATCCCGGTCGAGCAGGATCCCAAGAACCTTGCCAAGGACATGAGCATCGGCAAGTCGCCGGAGGGCAAGGTGCTGAAATTCGTCCATCGCGGTTCCTACGACAACATGGACAACACCTACGAGGCGATCACCAATCACCTCGACGACAAGAGACTGGAAGCCAAGGACACCTTCATCGAGGAATACCTCACCGATCCACTCAAGACGGCAGAGGACAAGCTCGTGATCAACGTTTTCGTGCCACTGAAGTGA
- a CDS encoding SIMPL domain-containing protein: protein MKKTTVLATSLAAVFAATLLTTPALADDFPSAITVSGEANISAAPDLAQIDAGVANDAKTAKEASDANNAAMGKVLLALKGAGIAEKDYQTSRLSLQPQYGQNKSTGASPVVGFRASNRVTVKIRDVTKVATIIDTLVGAGANDIGNISFEVTQASKLLDDAREQAVVDARRKAEIYAKATGVTLGAPLSVSEGGAPVPLFKGRMATAPMAAPQAAVAPGEETLSVTVNVSWAIKAGQ, encoded by the coding sequence ATGAAAAAGACTACCGTACTTGCTACGTCCCTTGCCGCCGTTTTCGCCGCCACGCTGCTGACAACGCCCGCGCTTGCCGATGATTTTCCATCCGCCATTACGGTGAGCGGCGAAGCCAACATTTCTGCGGCGCCCGATCTCGCGCAGATCGACGCCGGCGTCGCCAACGACGCCAAGACAGCGAAGGAAGCATCCGATGCCAACAACGCCGCGATGGGCAAGGTGCTGCTGGCGTTGAAGGGCGCCGGCATCGCCGAGAAGGATTACCAGACCTCGCGGCTGTCGCTGCAACCGCAATACGGCCAGAACAAATCCACCGGCGCATCCCCGGTGGTCGGCTTCCGCGCCAGCAACCGTGTCACCGTAAAAATTCGCGACGTGACCAAGGTCGCCACCATCATCGACACGCTGGTCGGCGCCGGCGCCAACGACATCGGCAACATCTCCTTCGAGGTGACGCAGGCGTCAAAACTGCTCGACGACGCGCGCGAGCAGGCGGTCGTGGACGCCCGCCGCAAGGCCGAGATCTACGCCAAGGCCACCGGCGTGACGCTGGGCGCGCCGCTCAGCGTGTCCGAGGGCGGCGCCCCGGTGCCGCTGTTCAAGGGGCGGATGGCGACAGCGCCGATGGCAGCGCCGCAAGCCGCAGTTGCGCCCGGCGAGGAAACGCTGTCGGTGACGGTGAATGTGAGCTGGGCGATCAAAGCGGGGCAGTAG
- the rplS gene encoding 50S ribosomal protein L19 → MNLIKQLEQEQFDKLSAGKDIPEFGPGDTLIVNVKVVEGDRTRVQAYEGVCIGRSGGGLNESFTVRKISYGEGVERVFPVMSPMIDSIKVVRRGKVRRAKLYYLRSLRGKSARIVEKQDRQTAVGE, encoded by the coding sequence ATGAACCTGATCAAGCAGCTCGAGCAAGAGCAATTCGACAAGCTGTCCGCTGGCAAGGACATCCCGGAATTCGGTCCCGGCGACACCTTGATCGTCAACGTGAAGGTCGTCGAAGGCGACCGCACCCGCGTGCAGGCCTATGAAGGCGTCTGCATCGGCCGTTCCGGCGGTGGGCTCAACGAGAGCTTCACCGTCCGCAAGATCTCCTACGGCGAGGGCGTGGAGCGCGTGTTCCCGGTGATGTCGCCGATGATCGACTCGATCAAGGTGGTGCGCCGCGGCAAGGTGCGTCGCGCCAAGCTCTATTACCTCCGCAGCCTTCGCGGCAAGTCGGCCCGCATCGTCGAGAAGCAGGACCGCCAGACCGCGGTCGGCGAGTAA
- the ffh gene encoding signal recognition particle protein — translation MFDNLSERLGGILDRLTGRGALTEKDVDAAMREVRRALLEADVALEVVRSFTERVREQAIGATVVKSVTPGQMVVKIVHDELINTLGAESQTIDVNSVPPVPIMMVGLQGSGKTTTTAKLARRLVQRDKRKVLMASLDVYRPAAMEQLAVLGRDLDIPTLPIVAGQQPPQIAKRALEAGKLGGYDIVLLDTAGRTTLDEDMMAEAAAIKAAANPHEVLLVADSLTGQDAVNLARAFDQRVGLTGIVLTRVDGDGRGGAALSMRAVTGKPIKLIGTGEKTDALEDFHPDRIAGRILGMGDVVSLVERAAANIDAEKAARTAERMRKGQFDLNDMREQLLQMASMGGISGLMGMMPGIAKMKNQIAAAGIDDKILKRQVAVIDSMTRDERRHPDLLKASRKKRIAAGSGQSVEQVNKLLKMHRNMADVMKAMGSGKRGPLAGIAQAMGFGGGMKPPSPEEMKALQEKMQSGGGQGLPNLPKDLPAGLRQGLPNVPGLTGLSGKPMLPGLGGFPGKKK, via the coding sequence TTGTTCGACAATCTGTCGGAACGGCTTGGCGGAATTCTCGATCGTCTGACGGGGCGCGGTGCGCTGACCGAAAAGGACGTCGATGCCGCGATGCGCGAGGTGCGCCGCGCGCTGCTGGAGGCCGACGTCGCGCTCGAGGTGGTTCGCAGCTTCACCGAGCGCGTGCGCGAGCAGGCGATCGGCGCGACCGTCGTCAAGTCGGTCACCCCCGGCCAGATGGTCGTCAAGATCGTCCATGACGAGCTGATCAACACGCTTGGGGCCGAAAGCCAGACCATCGACGTCAACTCCGTGCCGCCGGTGCCGATCATGATGGTCGGTCTGCAAGGCTCCGGTAAAACCACCACCACTGCAAAGCTCGCCCGCCGTCTGGTCCAGCGCGACAAGCGCAAGGTGCTGATGGCCTCGCTCGACGTCTATCGCCCGGCGGCGATGGAGCAGCTGGCCGTGCTCGGCCGCGACCTCGACATTCCGACCCTGCCGATCGTGGCGGGACAGCAGCCGCCGCAGATCGCCAAGCGCGCGCTGGAAGCCGGTAAGCTCGGCGGCTACGACATCGTGCTGCTCGACACCGCCGGCCGCACCACGCTCGACGAAGATATGATGGCGGAAGCCGCCGCGATCAAAGCTGCGGCCAATCCGCATGAAGTGCTGCTGGTCGCCGACAGCCTCACCGGTCAGGACGCCGTGAACCTCGCGCGCGCGTTCGATCAGCGCGTCGGCCTCACCGGCATCGTGCTGACCCGCGTCGACGGCGACGGCCGCGGCGGTGCTGCGCTGTCGATGCGCGCGGTCACCGGCAAGCCAATCAAGCTGATCGGCACCGGTGAAAAGACCGACGCGCTGGAAGATTTCCACCCCGATCGTATTGCCGGCCGCATCCTTGGCATGGGCGACGTGGTGTCGCTGGTCGAGCGCGCTGCCGCCAACATCGACGCCGAAAAGGCCGCGCGCACCGCCGAACGCATGCGCAAGGGTCAGTTCGACCTCAACGACATGCGCGAGCAGCTGCTGCAGATGGCCAGCATGGGCGGCATCAGCGGGCTGATGGGCATGATGCCCGGCATCGCCAAGATGAAGAACCAGATTGCGGCCGCCGGCATCGACGACAAGATCCTGAAGCGCCAGGTCGCGGTGATCGATTCCATGACGCGCGACGAGCGCCGTCATCCCGATTTGCTCAAGGCCAGCCGCAAGAAGCGTATCGCTGCAGGGTCCGGCCAGAGCGTCGAGCAGGTCAACAAGCTGCTCAAGATGCACCGGAACATGGCTGATGTGATGAAGGCCATGGGCTCGGGCAAGCGCGGCCCGCTCGCCGGCATCGCGCAGGCCATGGGCTTTGGCGGCGGCATGAAGCCGCCTTCGCCGGAAGAGATGAAGGCGCTGCAGGAGAAGATGCAGAGCGGCGGCGGACAGGGTCTGCCCAATTTGCCGAAGGATCTGCCTGCCGGCTTGCGTCAGGGCCTGCCGAATGTGCCAGGGCTCACGGGCCTCAGCGGCAAGCCGATGCTGCCGGGCCTCGGCGGTTTTCCCGGCAAGAAGAAATGA
- the rimM gene encoding ribosome maturation factor RimM (Essential for efficient processing of 16S rRNA) has protein sequence MSALVCVARIGAAHGVRGAVKLWTFTEDPFAVRSYGPLLSKDGKRQFEVATAREAKDHLVATFKGVTTRDEAERLNGIELYVAREKLPATDEDEYYHTDLIGLAAVTTDGDALGRVLAIHNFGAGDIIEIAPPKGTTMLLPFTNAVVPEVDLKGGRVVIALPQEIEGDDNDPSTSRPRERGDP, from the coding sequence ATGTCGGCGCTGGTCTGCGTCGCGCGGATCGGCGCCGCGCATGGTGTGCGCGGTGCGGTCAAATTGTGGACCTTTACCGAAGATCCCTTTGCCGTCAGGAGCTACGGTCCGCTGCTGTCCAAGGACGGCAAGCGCCAGTTCGAGGTCGCAACGGCGCGCGAGGCAAAAGATCATCTGGTCGCGACGTTCAAGGGCGTCACGACCCGCGATGAGGCCGAGCGCCTCAACGGCATCGAGCTCTACGTCGCGCGCGAAAAACTGCCCGCGACGGATGAGGACGAATATTACCACACCGACCTGATCGGGCTCGCCGCCGTCACCACCGACGGCGACGCGCTCGGCCGCGTGCTCGCGATCCACAATTTCGGCGCCGGCGACATCATCGAAATCGCGCCACCCAAGGGCACGACGATGCTGTTGCCGTTCACGAACGCAGTGGTGCCGGAGGTCGATCTCAAAGGCGGCCGCGTCGTGATCGCGCTGCCGCAGGAGATCGAGGGCGATGACAATGATCCCTCCACGAGTCGTCCCCGCGAACGCGGGGACCCATAA
- the dapF gene encoding diaminopimelate epimerase yields the protein MSALANHAFAKMNGIGNEIVVVDMRDSAAKVTSDDARAVASANGGVAYDQLMVLQKPRLDGTEAFIRIYNSDGSEAGACGNGMRCVVRRIFEKNGQTAATFETAAGLLNAWQGPAPDLYTVDMGAPKFGWQDIPLAEEFRDTRYIELQIGPIDNPILHSPSVLSMGNPHAIFWVDDVDAYDLERFGPLLENHPIFPERANITLAHIVDDKHITIRTWERGAGLTRACGSAACATAVGAARLKRAERKVEITLPGGKLGIEWRERDDHVLMTGTATFEYEGRFDPALFAPAA from the coding sequence ATGAGCGCGCTGGCCAACCACGCATTTGCCAAGATGAACGGCATCGGCAACGAGATCGTCGTTGTCGACATGCGCGATTCCGCAGCAAAGGTGACGTCGGACGACGCCCGCGCGGTGGCGTCCGCGAACGGTGGCGTGGCCTACGACCAGCTCATGGTGCTGCAGAAGCCGCGGCTCGACGGCACCGAAGCCTTCATCCGCATCTACAACAGCGATGGCTCCGAGGCCGGTGCCTGCGGCAACGGCATGCGCTGTGTGGTGCGGCGCATCTTCGAGAAGAACGGGCAGACCGCCGCGACGTTCGAGACGGCGGCCGGCTTGCTCAATGCCTGGCAGGGCCCGGCGCCCGATCTCTACACCGTCGATATGGGCGCGCCGAAGTTCGGCTGGCAGGACATTCCGCTGGCGGAAGAGTTCCGCGATACCCGCTACATCGAATTGCAGATCGGGCCGATCGACAATCCGATCCTGCATTCGCCCTCCGTGTTGAGCATGGGCAATCCGCATGCGATTTTCTGGGTCGACGACGTCGACGCCTATGATCTCGAGCGTTTCGGTCCGCTGCTCGAAAACCACCCGATCTTCCCGGAGCGCGCCAACATCACGCTCGCCCATATCGTCGATGACAAGCACATCACGATCCGCACCTGGGAGCGCGGTGCCGGCCTGACCAGGGCCTGCGGCTCGGCGGCCTGCGCCACGGCCGTCGGTGCGGCCCGCCTGAAGCGGGCCGAGCGCAAGGTCGAGATCACGCTGCCCGGCGGCAAGCTCGGCATCGAATGGCGCGAACGCGACGATCACGTGCTGATGACGGGCACGGCGACCTTCGAATATGAGGGCAGATTCGATCCGGCGCTGTTTGCGCCGGCCGCCTGA
- a CDS encoding MBL fold metallo-hydrolase, which translates to MPITRRRLFGLLAGAGALVGVPSLWMSRMKTYDGPASDHFDGLNFFDPDGAPPKSLREVLRWQLGGKRQRATWPDWAPSPHADTPPARVDGDKVRLSFVGHASWLIQTGGLNILVDPVWSTRVSPVAWAGPKRHNDPGIAFEKLPKIDVVLVSHGHYDHLDIATLSRLTKNFAPRVVTPLGNDVTMRSWDSTIKVEAFDWHDRVELGGGIAVHLVPTRHWTARGMFDRNKALWASFVLETPAGKIYVVCDSGYGDGRHFRRVAEKHGKLRLAILPIGAYEPRWFMRDQHMNPEDAVKALRDCGAEAALGHHHGTFQLTDEAIDAPAKALLEALDAAKIPQEKFVAMQPGQVVEI; encoded by the coding sequence GTGCCGATCACCCGCCGCCGCCTGTTCGGACTGCTTGCCGGGGCAGGCGCCCTGGTCGGTGTCCCGTCCCTTTGGATGTCCCGCATGAAAACCTACGACGGTCCCGCCTCCGACCATTTCGACGGTCTGAACTTCTTCGATCCGGACGGCGCGCCGCCGAAATCGCTTCGGGAGGTGCTGCGTTGGCAGCTCGGCGGCAAGCGGCAGCGCGCCACCTGGCCCGACTGGGCGCCCAGCCCCCATGCCGACACGCCGCCGGCGCGGGTCGACGGCGACAAGGTGCGGCTCTCCTTCGTCGGGCATGCCAGCTGGCTGATCCAGACCGGCGGCCTCAACATTCTGGTCGACCCCGTCTGGTCGACGCGGGTCTCGCCGGTCGCCTGGGCCGGGCCGAAGCGGCACAACGATCCCGGCATCGCCTTCGAGAAGCTGCCGAAGATCGACGTCGTGCTGGTCTCGCACGGCCATTACGATCATCTCGACATCGCGACGCTGTCGCGGCTCACCAAGAATTTTGCCCCGCGCGTGGTGACCCCGCTCGGCAACGACGTGACGATGCGCAGCTGGGATTCCACGATCAAGGTTGAAGCCTTCGACTGGCATGACCGCGTCGAGCTCGGCGGCGGCATCGCCGTGCACTTGGTGCCGACCCGGCACTGGACGGCGCGCGGCATGTTCGATCGCAACAAGGCGCTGTGGGCGAGTTTCGTGCTGGAGACGCCGGCCGGAAAAATCTACGTCGTCTGCGATTCCGGCTATGGCGATGGCCGGCATTTCCGCCGTGTCGCCGAGAAGCATGGGAAGCTGCGACTGGCGATTCTCCCCATCGGCGCCTACGAGCCGCGCTGGTTCATGCGCGACCAGCACATGAATCCGGAGGACGCGGTGAAGGCGCTACGCGATTGCGGCGCCGAGGCCGCGCTCGGGCATCATCACGGCACGTTCCAGCTCACGGATGAGGCGATCGACGCGCCGGCCAAGGCGCTGCTCGAAGCCCTGGATGCTGCGAAGATTCCGCAGGAGAAGTTCGTGGCGATGCAGCCGGGGCAGGTGGTGGAGATTTAG
- the trmD gene encoding tRNA (guanosine(37)-N1)-methyltransferase TrmD yields the protein MTTPSPWRATVLTLFPEMFPGPLGVSLAGRALASGLWEIEARDIRASATDRHRSVDDTPAGGGPGMVLRADVLAAAIDAAEIAPERPRLLMSPRGRPLTQARVTELAQGPGPLIICGRFEGIDQRVIDGRGLEEVSIGDYVLSGGEIAALALIDACVRLLPGVMGKEASGTEESFSDGLLEYPQYTRPQLFEGAPIPDILTSGDHAKVASWRRAQSEALTAARRPDLWAQIPSKAPNRAGRQKTPKNKTDG from the coding sequence ATGACAACCCCCTCACCCTGGCGCGCGACCGTGCTGACGCTGTTTCCGGAGATGTTTCCGGGGCCGCTCGGCGTGAGCCTGGCCGGCCGGGCGCTGGCCTCCGGGCTGTGGGAGATCGAGGCGCGGGACATCCGGGCGTCCGCCACCGACCGCCACCGCAGCGTTGACGACACCCCGGCCGGCGGCGGGCCGGGCATGGTGCTGCGGGCGGATGTTCTGGCGGCGGCCATCGATGCCGCCGAGATCGCCCCCGAGCGGCCGCGGCTGCTGATGAGCCCGAGGGGTCGGCCATTGACCCAGGCCCGCGTCACAGAGCTCGCCCAGGGCCCCGGCCCCCTGATCATCTGCGGGCGCTTCGAGGGGATCGACCAGCGGGTGATCGACGGGCGGGGCCTGGAGGAGGTCTCGATCGGGGATTACGTGCTCTCCGGGGGCGAAATCGCCGCTTTGGCCCTGATCGACGCCTGCGTGCGGCTGCTGCCGGGCGTGATGGGCAAGGAGGCCTCGGGAACCGAGGAGAGCTTCTCCGACGGCCTGCTCGAATACCCCCAATACACCCGGCCGCAGCTGTTCGAGGGCGCTCCGATCCCTGATATCCTGACCTCGGGCGACCACGCCAAGGTTGCCAGCTGGCGACGGGCGCAATCGGAGGCCCTCACGGCGGCCCGGCGGCCGGATTTATGGGCCCAGATCCCCTCCAAGGCCCCGAATCGGGCGGGACGCCAAAAAACGCCAAAAAACAAGACAGACGGGTGA
- a CDS encoding RluA family pseudouridine synthase → MLDVPQLTADEILARVLHRDGLMLIIDKPAGLPVHRGPKGGANLEASFDALCFGLPRPPVLAHRLDKDTSGCLVLGRHRKATASLGLLFKHGKIGKTYWTVVEGGPAEDEGTIDMPLGRLNAERGWWQKPDPEGQKAITNWKVMGRGDGFTWLAMEPVTGRTHQLRVHSAATGWPIFGDNIYGNGPRFGEPKLHLHSREIVVPISRNKEPVRVVAPAPPHMHEKLRACGWNGE, encoded by the coding sequence TTGCTCGATGTTCCCCAATTGACGGCCGATGAAATTCTGGCCCGCGTGCTCCATCGCGACGGGCTGATGCTGATCATCGACAAGCCGGCCGGCCTGCCGGTGCATCGCGGTCCCAAGGGCGGCGCCAATCTGGAGGCCTCGTTCGACGCGCTCTGCTTCGGCCTGCCGCGGCCGCCGGTGCTCGCTCACCGGCTGGACAAGGACACCTCCGGCTGCCTCGTGCTCGGCCGCCACCGCAAGGCAACGGCCTCGCTCGGCCTCCTCTTCAAGCATGGCAAGATCGGCAAGACCTACTGGACCGTGGTCGAGGGCGGCCCCGCCGAGGACGAGGGCACCATCGACATGCCGCTCGGCCGGCTCAACGCCGAACGGGGCTGGTGGCAGAAGCCTGATCCTGAGGGACAGAAGGCGATCACGAACTGGAAAGTAATGGGCCGGGGTGACGGTTTCACCTGGCTGGCCATGGAACCGGTGACCGGGCGGACCCATCAATTGCGGGTGCATTCGGCCGCGACCGGCTGGCCGATCTTCGGCGATAACATTTACGGCAACGGCCCGCGTTTCGGCGAGCCAAAGCTGCACCTGCATTCCCGCGAGATCGTGGTGCCGATCTCCCGGAACAAGGAGCCCGTCCGCGTCGTGGCGCCGGCCCCGCCCCACATGCACGAAAAGCTCCGCGCCTGCGGCTGGAACGGGGAATAA